The following nucleotide sequence is from Nitrosopumilus adriaticus.
AATTAACTAGAATCATGAAAAACATTTTTTGCCCATATTGCATATAGACTAGATTAATAATCAGAAAGTTTTCTAAAAAATACTATTGAGTTACAAGTTTTTAGATCATGCAACAGATGCAATTATCGAAATTACTGCAAAAGATATCAAAGAAGCATTTGCTCTAGCCGCAGAAGCAGAAATTAATCTAACACTTGATCAAGACAAAGTTGAAGAAAAAGGCAAAATGGATTTCAATGCAAATGGAAAAGATTTACGTTATCTTCTGTTTAGCTGGCTTGAAGAGATCCCATTTCTTTTGATAACTGAAGGATTTGCAATAAAACGAATTGAGTTTAATATTGAGGAAAATGACGGCTATACCATCAAGGCAACAGCATATGGGGAGCCACTTGATGTTCAAAAACACAATTTCAAGGTGGAGATAAAGGCCCCAACATTTTATGACATGGAAATTAGAACAAATGGTAAAGTCTACATGAGATTTTTACTTGATTTGTGAGGGTGGTGAAAATTTATTCGCTCAAAGCAAGAAGAAATTATACGTGTTTTTTAAAAATAAACTATTTCAAGCATCATTGTGCTCATTAAATTATCGGGATTAACGGCATTATTGTTATTGCTAGTTGTAATTACACCAGCTTATGCAAATGTAACTTCTATGTCCCTAGAAAAGGGGTTTTACACAACTGATGAAAATTTTACTTTTATTGGAAATCAGGAGGGTAAAGAGCAAGTCTTTGTCATAATTTATGATTGGTCAGGAACATACATAGGAATGTTATCAGATATTAATCCAAGTCAAGGGGAATTTTCTGTAATTCCAAGACCAGTAACAATGTTCTTTGAAGATGAAGGGATCTATAATGCCACAGCATTTACTAATAATCAAACACAGAATAACGGAATTACAATTCAATTAGAGTTTGATGGAAAAAAATTATTTCAGGTTCCAGACTTTGTATTACAACTAAAAACTATTGCAGATAGATCAGTTGAAGTAGAAAAAACTATTTCATTCACTGCTGGGCTTATTGATAGTTCAATCACAGATGCAGTTTTTAGTTTAGAGGGAGAACCAACTGGTGCTACAATTGATCCAAGTACGGGTAAGTTTGTTTGGACACCATCAAAATCTCAAGGAAACATCCAAGATGTATTTTACACATTTGATATTGTTGTAAATAAAGGAAGCCAAGAAGACAAGGAAAAAATTACAATTACTGTAAAAAAGGCATATGAAGAACCTGCTCCAAAACCAAAACAAACCACACCTGAACCGGAGCCAGAACCTAAAGAATTACAAATTCCAGCTTCATTTGTTGATGAATCAAAAGATCCACAGAGTTATGTTGACAGGTACAACAATGAGGCAAGCTACAAGAAATGGTTTGATGATAATTTTTCAGAGTATGAATCAATTTATCAGGCTGTAGGTTTGGATGAACCATTACAAATTCCAGCTTCATTTGTTGATGAAGCAAAAGATCCACAGAGTTATGTTGACAGGTACAACAATGAGGCAAGCTACAAGAAATGGTTTGATGATAATTTTTCAGAGTATGAATCAATTTATCAGGCTGTAGGAATTGAAGAGCCTAAAGAGTTAGCAGCATTTGTTGATCCAAATTTAGATCCTCAATACTATATTGACAGATACAATAAAGAAGTCACATACAAAAAGTGGTTTGATGAGACATATCCAGACATTACAATTTACGATGCTGTAGGTATTCAAAAACCAGTAATGGAAGAACCAGAAATGGAAGAACCAGAAAGTGGCGAGTGTGGTGAAGGAACTGATTTGGTAGATGGAGTATGTGTGATTGTAGATAATTCTGAAGGAGGGGGTTGCCTCATTGCAACAGCAACATATGGTACTGAGATGGCTCCACAAGTTCAATTACTCAGAGAAATTCGTGATAATCAGTTAATGAATACTGATTCAGGTGCATCATTTATGACAGGATTCAACCAACTCTACTATTCATTCTCACCAACAATCGCAGATATTGAAAGAGAAAATCCAGTATTTAGAGAAGCAGTAAAGATTGGAATCACCCCATTATTATCATCATTGTCAATCCTATCATTTGCCGAATCAGAATCAGAGGTTTTAGGTTATGGTATAGGTGTTATTATGATGAATATAGGAGTGTATTTTGTGGCACCCGCAATCATAATTTTGAAATCAAGAAAATACATCAAAATTTAAAAAATCTTGTAAATAGTGTAAACCTCAATTGATCAAATGAGTAGTGAAATTAATTATCCAGTTTAATAAATTTCCAATTAAGGAAATAATTACAACTTGAAGATGAAAATAATTTTTAGCATACTATTTCTGCTTTGCATAGCATCAATTCAAAGTGGATATGCCCAACCAGAGTTTGCCTTCAACTTTGGAACAACAGGCTCAGACAATGATGAGCTTGATACACCAACTGATGTAATTATGGATAAAAATGGAAAAAACCTCTATGTGGTAGATAACAAGAATAATAGAATTAATGTGTTTGAAGATGATGGAGATGATGATTTTCTGTATGGGTCATTTTGTGATATTGTGGAAATTCAGAATTGTAATAGTGATGCTGATGGGGCAAATGAAGACGGGGATGGTCAATTCAACGATCCAATCAGTATTGCAAGGGACGCATTAGGAAAATTCTTTGTAGTAGATTCAGATAACTCTAGAATTCAGGTATTTGATGATGATGGAGAATTTCAATTTAAATTTGGATCATCAGATAGTGGTATTGATGAATATCTTGGGTCAGCCATAGGAATTACAATACAAGAATCAACGAATAATATTCTAGTTTCTGATATTGAAAGGGATTCAATTTCCGTTTTTGACTCTACAGGGGATTTTCTGTTTAAATTTGATTCATTTGATGGTAACAATGATTTTCAAAATCCAACAAACATGGTAATTGATAACTCTGAAGATATGTTATATGTTACAGATTCAGGAAATGACAGAATTATAATTTTTGAACTAGTTGATGGTACAACTTGCCCTAGTGGAACTGAGGAATCAGTTGGTGGTGTTTGTTTTGTAAAACAGTTTGGAACTTCAGGAGATGATAATGGTGAATTTGATGATCCTTCAGGTCTAGCATTTGATTCTACAAACAATCTTCTTTACGTTTCAGATACCGACAATAACAGAATCCAGATATTTGAAATAATTGATGATACAACTTGCCCTAGTGGAACTGAGGAAATTGTTGATGGTGTTTGTTTTGTAGAAGAATTCGGTACTTTGGGAACAAGTGATGAAAATTTTGATTCCCCTATGGGAATAGCACTTAATCCAACAAATGATTTATTGTTTGTAGCTGATTCAGATAATGATAGAATACAAGCATTTAATGTAAATCCAGAACCAGTTGCATTAATTCCAGATAAGCCAGATAATGTGAAGGCATTTCCAATATCACCAACATCAGTAATGATTTCTTGGAACAAGCCTATTATGGATGAAAGCGTGCCTGAAATCACCGGATATAAGATAGAATACAAAATTAGTTCAGGAGATTTCATAATAATTACTGCAAACACTGCAAGCAAATCTACATCATTTATTCATCAAGGACTGGATTCAGATGAAGTTTATTTTTATCGTGTATATTCTATTAATTCAGAGGGCACAAGTGTTTCATCATCAATTGTTTCTGTAAAGCCAGAACATACCACAACTCCTGCGGCATTAACTGCAACAGCAATTTCTCCCAGCCAGATAAAGCTTTCATGGTTACCACCATCAGAAACATTTGGTCAAACAATAAAAGGATATGAAATTAAACGAGAAATTATTCCAGGAGTCTATGACAACGTTGGTGAGACAAGCGGTAGTACTAGAACATTAATTGTTAGTAATTTAGCAACTGACAAAACATACTCTTTTGCAGTAAGTGCAAAGATTGGGTTTGGTTCTACACAAGAATCAAACACAGCATCGGCAACTCCAAGAGATGATTCTGTAGATACATCAGAAGAACCCATAGAATCTACTGCAGTTCAAATGACAGTTTCTTCACCACCAATTAAATTAACAGCAACAGTTGTTTCAGGAACTCAAATCAATTTATCATGGAGTCCACCAGTTGAGGATGGAAATACGCCAATCACAGGTTATAAAATTGAAATGAAAAAAGACAGTAATCCCTATACAACACTAGTTGAAGATTCTGAAAGTACAACTAGAACATACGCACATACAAACCTAATTACAAATACAAAGTATACCTATAAGGTTTCAGCAATTAATAATGTTGGAATAAGTGAACCATCAAATGAATTTTCTGCCACACCAAAATCAACAAATGTCCAAATTAGCCCTCTAGGGAAACTTACAATTGACGAAGGGAAATTCCTATCTTTCACTGTTAAACTCGTAGATAAATCAGTAAAAGACGTAGTGTTTAGCTTAGAGAAAAATCCACCAGCGGGTGCAAAAATTATTTCAAATACAGGCATGTTTTCATGGACTCCATCAACATCAGATGGTGGGAAAACATACACATTTGATGTTGTAGCAAAAAAGGATGGATTATCAGATAGAAAAGCAATTACAATTACTGTAAATGATGTTATAGGTAATTCAGAACCTGAAACAGAGCTAGAACCTGAACCTAAAACAGATCCTGAAGAACTTGGATTAGCTTCATTTGTTGATGAATCAAAAGATCCACAGAGTTATGTTGACAGGTACAACAATGAGGCAAGCTACAAGAAATGGTTTGATGATAATTTTTCAGAGTATGAATCAATTTATCAGGCTGTAGGTTTGGATGAACCATTACAAATTCCAGCTTCATTTGTTGATGAAGCAAAAGATCCACAGAGTTATGTTGACAGGTACAACAATGAGGCAAGCTACAAGAAATGGTTTGATGATAATTTTTCAGAGTATGAATCAATTTATCAGGCTGTAGGTTTGGATGAACCTAAAGTAGTAGAGAAAAAGTTTGGAATATGTGGTCCTGGAACAAAACTTATCGAAGGTGTATGTACAATTATTGAAAAACAAGTTGTAAAACCTTGGTGGCAATTTTGGTAACTCATAAAAAAGGTTAAGTTTTAATCATAATGTTTTATGAGAATTAGCATGGGTAAGCTAAGTCGAAATCTTAGAATTTGTGGTGATTGTGGTATTGCATATACTTCGGTCAGCTTTACAAAATACATAGACCAATGTCCTATTTGTAAATCAAGGAGATTTGAAGCAATCCCTATTAAAACAGAAAAGGATTAGTTGAAATCAATCAGCATAAATTTGATCATCATTTGATTGTTGACTTAGGATTAAACTTTGGGTATAATCCATAGAACAAGATTGAGAACAAAAATCACTATACCTATTCTCAAATT
It contains:
- a CDS encoding archease; protein product: MSYKFLDHATDAIIEITAKDIKEAFALAAEAEINLTLDQDKVEEKGKMDFNANGKDLRYLLFSWLEEIPFLLITEGFAIKRIEFNIEENDGYTIKATAYGEPLDVQKHNFKVEIKAPTFYDMEIRTNGKVYMRFLLDL
- a CDS encoding CFI-box-CTERM domain-containing protein codes for the protein MSLEKGFYTTDENFTFIGNQEGKEQVFVIIYDWSGTYIGMLSDINPSQGEFSVIPRPVTMFFEDEGIYNATAFTNNQTQNNGITIQLEFDGKKLFQVPDFVLQLKTIADRSVEVEKTISFTAGLIDSSITDAVFSLEGEPTGATIDPSTGKFVWTPSKSQGNIQDVFYTFDIVVNKGSQEDKEKITITVKKAYEEPAPKPKQTTPEPEPEPKELQIPASFVDESKDPQSYVDRYNNEASYKKWFDDNFSEYESIYQAVGLDEPLQIPASFVDEAKDPQSYVDRYNNEASYKKWFDDNFSEYESIYQAVGIEEPKELAAFVDPNLDPQYYIDRYNKEVTYKKWFDETYPDITIYDAVGIQKPVMEEPEMEEPESGECGEGTDLVDGVCVIVDNSEGGGCLIATATYGTEMAPQVQLLREIRDNQLMNTDSGASFMTGFNQLYYSFSPTIADIERENPVFREAVKIGITPLLSSLSILSFAESESEVLGYGIGVIMMNIGVYFVAPAIIILKSRKYIKI
- a CDS encoding fibronectin type III domain-containing protein, translating into MKIIFSILFLLCIASIQSGYAQPEFAFNFGTTGSDNDELDTPTDVIMDKNGKNLYVVDNKNNRINVFEDDGDDDFLYGSFCDIVEIQNCNSDADGANEDGDGQFNDPISIARDALGKFFVVDSDNSRIQVFDDDGEFQFKFGSSDSGIDEYLGSAIGITIQESTNNILVSDIERDSISVFDSTGDFLFKFDSFDGNNDFQNPTNMVIDNSEDMLYVTDSGNDRIIIFELVDGTTCPSGTEESVGGVCFVKQFGTSGDDNGEFDDPSGLAFDSTNNLLYVSDTDNNRIQIFEIIDDTTCPSGTEEIVDGVCFVEEFGTLGTSDENFDSPMGIALNPTNDLLFVADSDNDRIQAFNVNPEPVALIPDKPDNVKAFPISPTSVMISWNKPIMDESVPEITGYKIEYKISSGDFIIITANTASKSTSFIHQGLDSDEVYFYRVYSINSEGTSVSSSIVSVKPEHTTTPAALTATAISPSQIKLSWLPPSETFGQTIKGYEIKREIIPGVYDNVGETSGSTRTLIVSNLATDKTYSFAVSAKIGFGSTQESNTASATPRDDSVDTSEEPIESTAVQMTVSSPPIKLTATVVSGTQINLSWSPPVEDGNTPITGYKIEMKKDSNPYTTLVEDSESTTRTYAHTNLITNTKYTYKVSAINNVGISEPSNEFSATPKSTNVQISPLGKLTIDEGKFLSFTVKLVDKSVKDVVFSLEKNPPAGAKIISNTGMFSWTPSTSDGGKTYTFDVVAKKDGLSDRKAITITVNDVIGNSEPETELEPEPKTDPEELGLASFVDESKDPQSYVDRYNNEASYKKWFDDNFSEYESIYQAVGLDEPLQIPASFVDEAKDPQSYVDRYNNEASYKKWFDDNFSEYESIYQAVGLDEPKVVEKKFGICGPGTKLIEGVCTIIEKQVVKPWWQFW